The genomic segment CTCCTCGTGCACGGCGGCTCCAGCGGCATCGGCACGATGGCCATCCAGCTCGCGAAGGCGGTCGGCGCGCGGGTCGCCGTGACGGCCGGTACCAAGGAGAAGCTCGAACAGTGCGCCGCCCTGGGCGCGGACATCCTGATCAACTACCGCGAGCAGGACTTCGTCGAGGAGGTCCGCAACGCCACGGACGGCAAGGGCGCGGACGTCGTCCTGGACAACATGGGCGCCAAGTACCTCGACCGCAACGTCCGGGTCCTCGCCGTCAACGGCCGCCTGGCGATCATCGGCATGCAGGGCGGCATAAAGGGCGAGCTGAACATCGGCGCCCTCCTCGCCAAGCGGGCCGCGATCAGCGCGACCTCGCTGCGCGCCCGCCCCCGGGAGGAGAAGACCGCCATCGTCGCCGCCGTACGCGAACACGTGTGGCCGCTGATCACCGGCGGCCACGTACGCCCCGTCGTCGACCGCGAGATCCCCATGGACGACGCGGCCACGGCCCATCGGGTGTTGGAGGAGAGCGGTCACATCGGCAAGGTGCTCCTGGTGGTGCCGTAGACCGGCCGGCCGAAACGCTGTACGAGCCCCCGCTCAGCCCGGCTCAGTCCCGCCGTATCCGTAGTCCGACGAAGGCCAGGCCGAGGCCCAGGCCCAGCAGCATGAGGCCGCTGCCGAGGGAGAGGACCTGCAGGACGGGTTCCTCGGAGGTCACGGTGCCGGCTCCGGGTGGGACGGCCGGGACAGGCAGGGCGGCGTCCTGGGAGGGCTCGGGGACGCCGGTGGCGTCCGGGACGGGAGGGGGCTCTTCCGGGGGCGCGTACGCGTCGTCCTCCGGTTCCACGGGCTCGGCGTCCTGCCGCCCCGGGCGCTCCCGCCCTTCGCCCGCGCGGCTGCCGGCCCAGGAGGTCGCGGGGTCGGGCTCGGCCGCGTACACGGCCGGCACGGCCCCGGTCACCAGAACCACGAGCAGTCCCGTGACGAGAACCAGTCCCGTCACGCGCGCTGAGCGGAGCCAAGGAGCCACGCCCTCAGCGTCACACGCCACCCACACACCGGCATCTCGACGCCGAACCGCCGAACCGCCGGACCGATTCGACTGCCGGACTGCCGGACCGATTCGACCGCCGGACTGCCGGACTGACGAACCGATCCGACTACGGCCCCGGTCGAAGGCCGGCAGCGGCGCCGCAGTCGTCCGCGCCCGCCATCGTCCCCGCGCCCGCCGAAGCCCGCCCAGGCCGCCCAGGCCCGCTGAAGGCCCCCGGCGGGCACGAATCCCCGTCCGGGACACGAGCAGCTGCCGTGTAAACGGTGGATCACCCTGCGTCGGGGGCACCTGGGTGATGAGGTGTACCTGTGCGAGAGAATGGCGGCATGGAGATGCCGAGGAACGAACGGTCGCCCGAACAGCCCCAGATCCTGGTCGTGGGCCAGGACGGAATGGCGGTGGGCGGCGGCGGAGACGAAGACTCCCGCGAGATCCCGGTGACGGAGATGGTGGAACAGCCGGCCAAGGTCATGCGCATCGGCAGCATGATCAAGCAGTTGCTCGAAGAAGTACGGGTCGCCCCCCTCGACGATGCCAGCCGGGCCCGGCTGAAGGAGATCCACGCCAGCTCGGTCAAGGAACTGGAGGACGGCCTGGCGCCCGAACTGGTCGAGGAGTTGGAGCGGCTCTCCCTGCCCTTCACCGACGAGGTGATCCCGAGCGACGCGGAACTGCGCATCGCGCAGGCCCAGTTGGTCGGCTGGCTCGAAGGCCTCTTCCACGGGATCCAGACGACGCTGTTCGCCCAGCAGATGGCGGCCCGGGCCCAGTTGGAGCAGATGCGCCGCGCGCTGCCGCCCGGCGTCGGCGGCGGCCTCGAGGGCGACGACGATCCCCGTACGATCGGCCGCTCGGGCGGCCCGTACCTCTAGCCTCCGACGCCTCCGACCCACCCACCCCCGCCCATACGTACGCAGAGGGCCCGGCACACGAAGTGCCGGGCCCTTCCTACGACCAGGGGCCCGGGGCCCCGGGCATCAGGCCGGGTTGCCCGTCGAGACCTTGAGGATGATCGAGGGCATGTCCTTGGGGTCGACGTCGTCGGAGGCCGCCGGGTACTGCTCCATGACCGTGCCCTCGCCGTACGTGTTCTCGTCGACCTTCTGGACGTCGTACTGCCAGCCCGCCGCCTGGAAGCACTTCTTCACCGAGTCGATGTTCTTGAAGGTGAAGTCCGGCAGCAGGATCTTGTCGGGGTCGTTGTAGGACTCCGAGGGCTCCGTGCACTCGGTCGAGTCGATGACCTTCGACGTGTCCGGTCCCTTGTGCCCCTCGACCACGGTCGGCGAGGCGGACGGGGTGGTGCCGCCGTCGCCGCTCGACGCCTCGCTGCCGGTGTTCAGACTGAGCGCCGTGATCAGGCCGCCGACCGCGAGGACCGACACGACGATCGCGCCGACGATGACGCCCTTGTTGCTCTTGCCGCCCCCGGAACGTCCGGCCGAGAGGGAGGACTGCTGGGGCGTCAGGTTGTACGGCGGCGGGGTGGACGCCCCCTGCTGCGGCGCGTACGCGGCGGTCTGCGGGGGCGTCTGGTAGCCGCCCTGCTGCGGGTAGCCGTAGGACGGGGCGGGCGTGGGCGTCGGCGGACCGTATCCGCCCGTCGCGTGCGGCTGGTACGGCGTCTGGACGCTGCCCGACTGCGGGGCGCCGGTCTGGTCGATCGGCGGGAAGACGGCGGAGGAGACCCCGGCGCCGCTGGACGTCTGCACGCCCGGCACGATGCTCGGCGCCACGGGCTGGAGGGACGCGGCGACCCGCAGGCACTCGTCCCGCATCGCCTCCGCGCTCGGGAACCGCTCGTTCGGGTTCTTCTTCAGCGCGCGGGCGATGATCGCGTCGACGGCCGGCGGCAGGGAACGGTTGATCGAGGAGGGAGCGACCGGCTCCTCCTGGACGTGCGCGTACGCGATGGCCAGCGGCGAGTCCGCCTCGAACGGCAACCGACCGGTGGTCAGTTGGAACAGCATGATGCCGACCGAGTACAGGTCGGAGCGCGCGTCCACGCCACGGCCGAGGGCCTGCTCGGGCGAGAGGTACTGCGGGGTGCCGACGACCATGCCGGTCTGCGTCATCGACGTGACGCCCGACTGCATGGCGCGGGCGATGCCGAAGTCCATGACCTTCACGACGTTCCGCTTGGTCATCATCACGTTGCCCGGCTTGATGTCCCGGTGGACCAGGCCCATCTCGTGGCTGATCTCCAGCGCCGCCAGCACGTCCGCGGTGATCTTCAGCGCCTTGTCGGAGGGCATCGCGCCGAGCTGCGAGACGTCCGCGTCCAGCACCGAACCGAGCGGCTTGCCCTCGATGTACTCCATGACGATGTACGGCGTCGTCATGCCGTCCATCTCGTCCTCGCCCGTGTCGAAGACCGAGACGATGTTCGTGTGGGTGAGCTTCGCCACGGCCTGCGCCTCACGGCGGAACCGCTCACGGAAGGCCTGCTCGCGGCCCAGCTCGGTGTGGAGTGTCTTGATCGCGACTTGTCGGTCGAGCACCGAGTCATATGCGAGGTGGACGGAGGCCATGCCGCCCTCGCCGAGCAGGTCACGCAGCTGATAGCGGCCACCGGCTAGCGACCGCCCCGCGTACCGGCCCTGTGCGGCGTCCTGGCTCATCTTCCTGCGTCCCCCATCGGCGCGCGCGAAAGCTGCTGGCGTGGCTCCCGCGATCGGTGATCATGGTGATCCCCGACGATCCTGGTGATCCTTTGTGCTATTCCCGGCCAAGTCTGCCCCAGGGCACTGACACGTCAAGCGCGGTGCCCGATCCGTGACCGTACGCGAAAGAAGCGTCGCGGAAGCGTTACAGGGGGCGTACGCCCGGTACACAGAACTTGCACGAGTGCGCGCGCTGCGGGTTTCATGGCCGATCAACCTTCGAATCCACCTTGAATCCGTCGTGAACCCGTCGCGTGGCCAACCCGGACCGGCCTCTTGCGTGAAGGCTGTAGCGTGGCCGACGGAGACCGTAACAAGTACCGCGCGGACCGCGGGCAGAAATGACGGCGAGGACTGATGGCACAGCAGCAGCGCTCTCAGGGCCCGTCCGACCCCGAGGCGACTGGCGGCGGCATGTCGGACGCGCCGGAGTTGTGGGGCAACGGCGGGCTTGTCGGTGACGGTCGATACCGGATGACCCACAGACTCGGCCGGGGCGGTATGGCCGAGGTGTTCGCGGCCGAGGACGTGCGCCTCGGTCGTACGGTCGCGGTCAAGTTGCTCCGCTCCGACCTCGCCGAAGACCCCATTTCCAAGGCCCGCTTCACGCGTGAGGCCCAGGCGGTGGCCGGTCTCAACCACCACTCGATCGTGGCTGTCTACGACTCCGGCGAGGACGTCGTGAACGGCACCCCCGTGCCGTACATCGTCATGGAGCTGGTCGAGGGCCGCACCATCCGGGATCTGCTGATCAACGCGGAGGCGCCCGGCCCGGAGCAGGCGCTGATCATCGTCTCCGGTGTGCTGGAGGCGCTGGCCTACTCCCACCAGCACGGCATCGTGCACCGCGACATCAAGCCGGCGAACGTGATCATCACCCACAACGGGGCCGTGAAGGTGATGGACTTCGGCATCGCCCGCGCCCTGCACGGGGCGTCGACGACGATGACGCAGACCGGCATGGTCATGGGTACGCCCCAGTACCTCTCCCCGGAGCAGGCGCTCGGCAAGGCCGTCGACCACCGCTCCGACCTGTACGCCACCGGCTGTCTGCTCTACGAACTCCTCTCACTCAGGCCTCCGTTCATCGGCGAGACCCCGCTGTCGGTGGTCTACCAGCACGTCCAGGACATCCCGGTGCCCCCCTCCGAGGTCTCGGAGGGGGCGGCGCCGCCGGAGCTCGACGGCCTCGTCATGCGCTCCCTCGCCAAGGAGCCGGACGACCGGTTCCAGACGGCCGAGGAGATGCGCGGCCTCGTCCAGTACGGCCTGCAGATGCTGTACGACCAGGGCGGCCACACCGGCACCTGGAACACCGGGCCCGTCACCATGCACGAGGGCCGGAACACGCCGCCGGGCGGTATGTCCGGTACGGCGGTCATGTCGCACCCCGGGGAGCCGGGCACCTCGCAGATCCCGCAGCCGATCCTGCCCGGGTACGGCGGTGGCGGCCGGGACGACGGCGGCTTCGAGGGCCGCGGCAACCGGGGCAGCGGCCGCGGCAAGCTGTGGATCCTCGCCGTTCTCGCGGTGGTCGCCATCGCGGCGGGTGTCGCGCTGGCGCTGAACGACAACGGTGGCGGCAGCGGCGGCGACACCGGGACCACGAAGTCTCCGACGGCCTCGACGTCGAGCAAGGACAAGGACGCCAGCGAGTCGCCCAGCGACGAGGAGACCGCGGAGGAGACGACGGAGGAGAACACCGGCTCGGGCAACGACCCCGACTACACGCCGCCGTACTCGCAGTCCCCGTCCTTCAGCCAGTCGCCGACGCAGAGCCCGACGGAGGAGCCGACGGAGGAGCCGACGACCGAGGAACCGACGACGGAGGAGCCGACGGAGGAGCCGACGACGGAGGAACCGACCGACGACGGCAGCGGCGGGGACGCCGCCGGGGGCCTGACGGTCGGTGGCGGCGACGGCGAGGAGTGATCCGGCGGCGTGACCGGAGTGACCCTCCCCGGGTCACTCCACGAACGCCTCGCACACCGCGTCGTACTCCCGCGTCCACCACACCACCAGCGCCGAGGCCGCCGGGAACTGCGGGTCGGCGCGGAGGTCGCCGCGCTCGTAGTGCCAGCGCAGCATCCAGAAGTCGTTGAGCCGCTCCCACCACACGCGGTGCACCGCGGCCGCGAGTTCGGCCGGGGCGGCGCCCGCGGAACGGCGGTACGCGCGCGCGTAGGACCGTACTTTCGCCAGGTCCAGGGCGCCGACGGGGCGAACGAAGAAGATCACCGCCGCCCGGACCGCCTCCTCCGCGCGCGGCTGCACGCCGAGCCGGTCCCAGTCGAGGATCGCGGCGGGCACATCGGGGACGTCGTCCCGGTAGAGCACGTTGAACGGGTGGAAGTCCCCGTGCACCCACCCCACCGAACCGCCCCGGGGCGGGCGCCGTTGCGCGTGCCGCTCCAGCAGATCCCGCCGCTCCAGCAGCCGATGCCGGGCGAGCGCGTCGAAGGCGTCGGCCGGCCGGTGACGTCGTACCCGGTCGAGCAGATCGTCGATGAGGGCGAAGGTGTCGATGGCATCCGCGCTCTCGGCCCCGACGGCCCCGACAGTCCCTGCGGCCCCTCGGCCTCCCGCCCCGCATGCGACGTGAGGCGCGGTGGCCGCCCTTGTCCGAGCCTGGGGCGACCGCGCGGGCGGAGCCTGCCGCTGGGCCGGGATCAGCCGCTTGCGTACCGGCACGACCGGCACCGCCGGCTCCCGCACCGGCAGCGGCAGCGGCACCGGCACCGGCACCGGCACGTCAGGCTCCCGCACAGACACCTCCGGTTCCTGCGCAGGCATCACCCGCTCCAAAGACGCGTGGACGACGCCCAGGAGCGCCCCCAGGCGGGCGCACTGTCCGGGGTCGAGCTGGCCGCCGTGCCGGTGGCGTCCGTCGATCCACGGGTGCAGGGCGTAGGCGTGACCGCCGACGACCGCGACCGTGCGCCCGTCGCGAGCGGCCAGCGGCGGGGCCACGGGGACGCCCAGGTCGGCGAGGCGCTGGGTGGCACGGTGCTGGCGGACGATCGCGGCCGGATCGGCGGTCTCGGGGTCGAAGTGGTGCTTGAGGAAGTACCGGCCGCGGGTGGTGGACAGCCGGTAGCCGCGGTTGAGGAGCCCCTCGTCGACGGGTTCACAGGTCAGTGCGGACCCGGCGGCGTACCGCTCCAGCAGAGGGCCCAGAGGGGGCGCGTGGAGCACAGGGGGTGGTACAGATGAGCGCGGCACGCGCCAGATGTTAGGGCACGCGCCACGCCGCTGACCTGACGCTTGTCACACACAGTCGTTACCGATCACGGAGTGCGCAGATCCGAACTGCGGCTCGACGCGCAGACATGCGGGCCGGATATCCACCGCGCCCGAGAGGAAACAGGGCGATTCGGCCGGTTCACGGATGGAGCAACTTCCACGGGCGATCTCACGGCCCGCCCCCGGCGAAGTCTTCCCGTGGCCGGGGTGGCCGGGATAACGTGCCGGTGTTCCGGCCCCCTGCCAGGCTGTTAACCAGCGCTGTGACCAGCAGCTGTTCCCGACAGACGCGACTTACTTGGACCCCCTAGTACCGAATTACTTGGAAATCCAAGGAAAATCGCAGGTCAATAGGGGTTTCACAGGAATGTGGAGCACTGGGTAACGTGCCTCGTGCAGGGCGCTCGCCGGGGCACCTGTCACGTCTGTTCCCGGCCAAGGGCACCCACCCCGTGCACGGGCACCGGGATCAGGCGAGCCGCACTGGTCTTCCGGCAATCCCGGGGGCCGGACCGACGGAGGAGCACACGTGACCGTGGAGAGCACTGCCGCGCGCAAGCCGCGACGCAGCGCCGCAGGCAAGACCGGCACCACCGGCAGCAAGGCGGCCGGTACCACCGGCACCAGGCGCGCCGCTGCCAAGAAGCCGACCGACGCCCAGCCCGAACTCGTTCAGCTGCTGACGCCCGAGGGCAAGCGCGTCAAGAACGCGGAGAACGCGCCGTACGAGCCGTTCGTCGCCGACATCACCGCCGACGAGCTGCGTGGCCTGTACCGGGACATGGTGCTGACCCGTCGCTTCGACGCCGAGGCCACCTCCCTGCAGCGCCAGGGCGAGCTGGGCCTGTGGGCCTCGCTGCTCGGCCAGGAGGCCGCCCAGATCGGCTCCGGGCGGGCCACCCGCGAGGACGACTACGTCTTCCCGACCTACCGTGAGCACGGCGTCGCCTGGTGCCGCGGGGTCGACCCGACCAATCTGCTCGGCATGTTCCGCGGCGTGAACAACGGCGGCTGGGACCCGAACAGCAACAACTTCCACCTCTACACGATCGTCATCGGCTCCCAGACGCTGCACGCCACGGGCTACGCCATGGGCATCGCCAAGGACGGCGCCGACTCGGCGGTCATCGCCTACTTCGGTGACGGCGCCTCCAGCCAGGGCGACGTCGCCGAGGCGTTCACCTTCTCCGCCGTCTACAACGCGCCCGTCGTGTTCTTCTGCCAGAACAACCAGTGGGCCATCTCGGAGCCCACGGAGAAGCAGACCCGCGTCCCGCTGTACCAG from the Streptomyces sp. NBC_00310 genome contains:
- a CDS encoding protein kinase domain-containing protein codes for the protein MSQDAAQGRYAGRSLAGGRYQLRDLLGEGGMASVHLAYDSVLDRQVAIKTLHTELGREQAFRERFRREAQAVAKLTHTNIVSVFDTGEDEMDGMTTPYIVMEYIEGKPLGSVLDADVSQLGAMPSDKALKITADVLAALEISHEMGLVHRDIKPGNVMMTKRNVVKVMDFGIARAMQSGVTSMTQTGMVVGTPQYLSPEQALGRGVDARSDLYSVGIMLFQLTTGRLPFEADSPLAIAYAHVQEEPVAPSSINRSLPPAVDAIIARALKKNPNERFPSAEAMRDECLRVAASLQPVAPSIVPGVQTSSGAGVSSAVFPPIDQTGAPQSGSVQTPYQPHATGGYGPPTPTPAPSYGYPQQGGYQTPPQTAAYAPQQGASTPPPYNLTPQQSSLSAGRSGGGKSNKGVIVGAIVVSVLAVGGLITALSLNTGSEASSGDGGTTPSASPTVVEGHKGPDTSKVIDSTECTEPSESYNDPDKILLPDFTFKNIDSVKKCFQAAGWQYDVQKVDENTYGEGTVMEQYPAASDDVDPKDMPSIILKVSTGNPA
- a CDS encoding NAD(P)H-quinone oxidoreductase — its product is MYAITIPEPGGPEALVWDEVPDPVPGEGEVLIEVAASAVNRADLLQRQGFYDPPPGASPYPGLECSGRIAELGPGVSGWNVGDEVCALLSGGGYAEKVVVPAGQLLPVPSGLDLNRAAALPEVVCTVWSNVFMIAHLRPGETLLVHGGSSGIGTMAIQLAKAVGARVAVTAGTKEKLEQCAALGADILINYREQDFVEEVRNATDGKGADVVLDNMGAKYLDRNVRVLAVNGRLAIIGMQGGIKGELNIGALLAKRAAISATSLRARPREEKTAIVAAVREHVWPLITGGHVRPVVDREIPMDDAATAHRVLEESGHIGKVLLVVP
- the pdhA gene encoding pyruvate dehydrogenase (acetyl-transferring) E1 component subunit alpha, with the translated sequence MTVESTAARKPRRSAAGKTGTTGSKAAGTTGTRRAAAKKPTDAQPELVQLLTPEGKRVKNAENAPYEPFVADITADELRGLYRDMVLTRRFDAEATSLQRQGELGLWASLLGQEAAQIGSGRATREDDYVFPTYREHGVAWCRGVDPTNLLGMFRGVNNGGWDPNSNNFHLYTIVIGSQTLHATGYAMGIAKDGADSAVIAYFGDGASSQGDVAEAFTFSAVYNAPVVFFCQNNQWAISEPTEKQTRVPLYQRAQGFGFPGVRVDGNDVLACLAVTKWALERARRGEGPTLVEAYTYRMGAHTTSDDPTRYRHDEERVAWEAKDPIARLRAYLESETDTNEGFFAELEAESEALGRRVREVVRAMPDPDHFAIFDNAYADGHALVDEERAQFAAYQASFADVDEEEGK
- a CDS encoding phosphotransferase, yielding MPRSSVPPPVLHAPPLGPLLERYAAGSALTCEPVDEGLLNRGYRLSTTRGRYFLKHHFDPETADPAAIVRQHRATQRLADLGVPVAPPLAARDGRTVAVVGGHAYALHPWIDGRHRHGGQLDPGQCARLGALLGVVHASLERVMPAQEPEVSVREPDVPVPVPVPLPLPVREPAVPVVPVRKRLIPAQRQAPPARSPQARTRAATAPHVACGAGGRGAAGTVGAVGAESADAIDTFALIDDLLDRVRRHRPADAFDALARHRLLERRDLLERHAQRRPPRGGSVGWVHGDFHPFNVLYRDDVPDVPAAILDWDRLGVQPRAEEAVRAAVIFFVRPVGALDLAKVRSYARAYRRSAGAAPAELAAAVHRVWWERLNDFWMLRWHYERGDLRADPQFPAASALVVWWTREYDAVCEAFVE
- a CDS encoding bacterial proteasome activator family protein; the encoded protein is MEMPRNERSPEQPQILVVGQDGMAVGGGGDEDSREIPVTEMVEQPAKVMRIGSMIKQLLEEVRVAPLDDASRARLKEIHASSVKELEDGLAPELVEELERLSLPFTDEVIPSDAELRIAQAQLVGWLEGLFHGIQTTLFAQQMAARAQLEQMRRALPPGVGGGLEGDDDPRTIGRSGGPYL
- a CDS encoding protein kinase domain-containing protein, with amino-acid sequence MAQQQRSQGPSDPEATGGGMSDAPELWGNGGLVGDGRYRMTHRLGRGGMAEVFAAEDVRLGRTVAVKLLRSDLAEDPISKARFTREAQAVAGLNHHSIVAVYDSGEDVVNGTPVPYIVMELVEGRTIRDLLINAEAPGPEQALIIVSGVLEALAYSHQHGIVHRDIKPANVIITHNGAVKVMDFGIARALHGASTTMTQTGMVMGTPQYLSPEQALGKAVDHRSDLYATGCLLYELLSLRPPFIGETPLSVVYQHVQDIPVPPSEVSEGAAPPELDGLVMRSLAKEPDDRFQTAEEMRGLVQYGLQMLYDQGGHTGTWNTGPVTMHEGRNTPPGGMSGTAVMSHPGEPGTSQIPQPILPGYGGGGRDDGGFEGRGNRGSGRGKLWILAVLAVVAIAAGVALALNDNGGGSGGDTGTTKSPTASTSSKDKDASESPSDEETAEETTEENTGSGNDPDYTPPYSQSPSFSQSPTQSPTEEPTEEPTTEEPTTEEPTEEPTTEEPTDDGSGGDAAGGLTVGGGDGEE